In Actinomycetes bacterium, a genomic segment contains:
- a CDS encoding alpha/beta hydrolase gives MGSHRARWPAVGALLVAALAGCGGDGADDGSDAAGSAGRTPSPASASAMPTSTSDVPELVDIGGGRHVYVHCSGEGSPTVVMESGDESDQFQWSAVQPAVAEETRVCSYDRLGNGSSDPATGCRRTPELLADLTAMLAAVDARPPYVLVGTSGGGFIMTSYAYEHQDETVGIVLAETPRALIASRAPSDLLADLDCRSTENQEHRDYVTVEHWAWQHRQRIGRIPMTVISNDYGDFYADDEQRTNVRAQRDWLVLSPLARQVVVTTGHDVPENEPDLTVREILRVVGEARVSG, from the coding sequence ATGGGGAGTCACCGTGCGCGGTGGCCGGCGGTGGGTGCGCTGCTGGTCGCGGCTCTCGCGGGCTGCGGAGGCGACGGCGCGGACGACGGCTCCGACGCGGCCGGCAGCGCCGGCCGTACACCGTCGCCGGCCTCGGCCAGCGCGATGCCCACGTCCACGAGCGACGTCCCTGAGCTCGTCGACATCGGGGGCGGACGGCACGTCTACGTCCACTGCTCCGGCGAGGGCAGCCCCACTGTGGTCATGGAGAGCGGGGACGAGTCGGACCAGTTCCAGTGGTCAGCGGTGCAGCCGGCCGTTGCCGAGGAGACCCGGGTCTGCTCGTACGACCGGCTCGGCAACGGCTCCAGCGACCCGGCGACGGGCTGCCGGCGGACGCCGGAGCTGCTGGCCGACCTGACCGCGATGCTCGCCGCGGTCGACGCCCGTCCCCCGTACGTCCTTGTCGGGACCTCCGGCGGCGGGTTCATCATGACGAGCTACGCGTACGAGCACCAGGACGAGACGGTCGGCATCGTGCTGGCCGAGACGCCGCGCGCACTGATCGCGTCGCGCGCACCGAGCGATCTGCTCGCCGACCTCGACTGCCGGTCGACGGAGAACCAGGAGCACCGTGACTACGTCACCGTCGAGCACTGGGCATGGCAGCACCGCCAGCGCATCGGCCGGATCCCCATGACCGTCATCAGCAACGACTACGGCGACTTCTACGCCGACGACGAGCAGCGCACCAACGTGCGGGCCCAGCGGGACTGGCTCGTGCTCAGCCCGCTGGCCAGGCAGGTGGTCGTGACCACCGGGCACGACGTCCCCGAGAACGAGCCCGACCTCACCGTCCGCGAGATACTCCGGGTGGTCGGCGAGGCGAGGGTCAGCGGGTGA
- a CDS encoding NYN domain-containing protein, with protein MADGSSNRLTYLLVDGENLDATLGTDILRHRPAPDERPRWDRVAEFLRQRWGQDVRGIFFLNASSGTLPMPFVQALLALGYRVVPLAGSKDQKVVDVGIQRTLDAIGGREGDVALVSHDADFEPHLRALLPDRRVAVLGFREYVSQRLAELEPQGLQFFDMESAVGAFNVPLPRVRVIPLDEFDPEHFLG; from the coding sequence GTGGCGGACGGGTCGAGCAACCGGCTGACGTACCTCCTGGTCGACGGCGAGAACCTCGACGCCACCCTTGGCACCGACATCCTCCGGCACCGGCCGGCGCCGGACGAGCGGCCGCGCTGGGACCGGGTCGCCGAGTTCCTCCGGCAGCGGTGGGGCCAGGACGTCCGCGGCATCTTCTTCCTCAACGCGAGCTCCGGCACGCTGCCGATGCCGTTCGTCCAGGCGCTGCTGGCGCTGGGCTACCGGGTGGTGCCGCTGGCCGGCAGCAAGGACCAGAAGGTCGTCGACGTCGGCATCCAGCGCACCCTCGACGCGATCGGTGGTCGCGAGGGTGACGTCGCCCTGGTCAGCCACGACGCCGACTTCGAGCCGCACCTGCGGGCGCTGCTGCCCGACCGCCGGGTCGCCGTGCTGGGCTTCCGCGAGTACGTCAGCCAGCGGCTCGCCGAGCTCGAGCCGCAGGGTCTGCAGTTCTTCGACATGGAGTCGGCGGTCGGCGCCTTCAACGTGCCGCTCCCCCGGGTACGGGTGATCCCCCTCGACGAGTTCGACCCCGAGCACTTCCTCGGCTGA
- a CDS encoding sulfotransferase, with protein MADAAGSPGGKPIFIVGPMGSGTTLLRLIVDSHDDIAIAQETSIMRAYLAHRWIPFHRHGGDWYGRLGFSDDELDERMREFYGGMFERWAASQGKKRWGDKTPWHAWQLREIARVFPDAVVLATVRHPGAVAASVSGRFRLGWGGAVSHWINTETELVQRGRELGDRFLLVRYEDLVLDPATTLREVFDWLDAPWSDRLLEHHVVHGERGGPKKVEGGARTDAPISTERISAWTEEATEDNIATLKDKVDGLFAFFGYDQQDPDALTPVTVEGSPRKKTLTGTELGQRRDAFPELTQLDEPMTPWFGNRMLTPEAIGVAAPKKKRVTPKEAAAPPPSPPTFARRARRAAGRAVRKVRPAPPK; from the coding sequence GTGGCTGACGCCGCGGGATCGCCGGGCGGCAAGCCCATCTTCATCGTCGGGCCGATGGGTTCGGGCACCACCCTGCTGCGGCTCATCGTCGACAGCCACGACGACATAGCCATCGCGCAGGAGACCAGCATCATGCGGGCCTACCTGGCCCACCGGTGGATCCCGTTCCACCGCCACGGTGGCGACTGGTACGGCCGGCTGGGCTTCTCCGACGACGAGCTCGACGAGCGGATGCGCGAGTTCTACGGCGGGATGTTCGAGCGCTGGGCGGCGTCGCAGGGCAAGAAGCGCTGGGGCGACAAGACCCCGTGGCACGCCTGGCAGCTGCGTGAGATCGCCCGGGTCTTCCCGGACGCCGTCGTGCTGGCGACCGTGCGACACCCGGGGGCCGTCGCCGCCTCGGTGTCCGGCCGCTTCCGCCTCGGCTGGGGCGGCGCCGTCTCGCACTGGATCAACACCGAGACCGAGCTGGTGCAGCGCGGCCGGGAGCTCGGCGACCGCTTCCTGCTCGTCCGCTACGAGGACCTGGTCCTCGACCCGGCGACGACGCTGCGCGAGGTCTTCGACTGGCTCGACGCGCCGTGGTCGGACCGGCTGCTGGAGCACCACGTCGTGCACGGCGAGCGTGGCGGCCCCAAGAAGGTCGAGGGCGGCGCCCGCACCGACGCGCCGATCAGCACCGAGCGCATCTCGGCCTGGACCGAGGAGGCGACCGAGGACAACATCGCGACCCTCAAGGACAAGGTCGACGGCCTGTTCGCGTTCTTCGGCTACGACCAGCAGGACCCGGACGCGCTGACCCCCGTGACCGTCGAGGGGTCCCCGCGGAAGAAGACGTTGACCGGCACCGAGCTCGGGCAACGGCGGGACGCCTTCCCCGAGCTCACCCAGCTCGACGAGCCGATGACCCCGTGGTTCGGCAACCGGATGCTCACGCCCGAGGCGATCGGCGTCGCGGCACCCAAGAAGAAGCGCGTCACTCCCAAGGAGGCCGCGGCCCCGCCGCCGTCGCCGCCGACGTTCGCCCGCCGGGCCCGTCGCGCAGCCGGTCGAGCGGTCCGCAAGGTGCGCCCCGCCCCGCCGAAGTAG
- a CDS encoding CDP-glycerol:glycerophosphate glycerophosphotransferase: protein MPRLSLVLVTHHEQGHLRRGVRSLLTQVGALDQGGGGDDVELLVVDDASTDHTREILAELVAQDGRLRVHRCAERAGPAAARLAALDLVTGDHVWFVEPTDVLPPGALDEVLGALADRPPVLVVDHLLRGYDGKERRVKAPAGGTPWLWDSVVTAGLLRGHLAAAVRAGGGWEVAAAWGVALAAGDLRRLGATAYVRRVLPQAVRRRTDPRPAREVAAAYAELVRDLPRTAAPAVRAAVVEAALGQVEQLPLRLRRSQLAAVAAAWRALGEDAQALLRLHPAQRRALEAGSYPAWRAVGEAARARRGGRGAVRAARRGARQARRLPGAARSWPLQAWYRAQLRRPLEPDLAVYAAYWFAAYSCNPRAVYEKARELAPWVRGVWVVDADKQDRVPAGVPFVVTGTRDYYRVLARATYLVNNVNFPNDFVKRPGQVHLQTHHGTPVKTMGLDLVDATYGRKRMNFDRLVERVAKWDLSVSQNAFTTEQWERVYPGTYESIETGYPRNDVLATATPEQVAAVRAGLGIAEGTTAVLYTPTHREYHKSFVPQLDPAQLAAALGPDHVLLVRAHYFYADSPMGAEPARGVVDVADHPRIEDLYLAADVLVTDYSSVMFDYAVLDRPIVVFASDWEEYVNLRGTYVDLLDESPGPVVRTQEELAEVLVTRRAWDDGSTALRQAFRARFCSLEDGRAAERVVRRLWPAPVEDG, encoded by the coding sequence ATGCCACGGCTGAGCCTCGTGCTCGTGACCCACCACGAGCAGGGACACCTCCGCCGCGGCGTCCGCTCCCTGCTCACGCAGGTGGGCGCCCTCGACCAGGGGGGCGGCGGTGACGACGTCGAGCTGCTCGTGGTGGACGACGCGTCCACCGACCACACCCGGGAGATCCTGGCCGAGCTCGTCGCACAGGACGGTCGCCTGCGGGTGCACCGCTGCGCCGAGCGGGCCGGCCCCGCGGCGGCCCGGCTGGCGGCCCTCGACCTGGTGACCGGCGACCACGTGTGGTTCGTCGAGCCCACCGACGTGCTGCCGCCAGGGGCGCTCGACGAGGTACTGGGTGCGCTCGCCGACCGGCCGCCGGTGCTGGTCGTCGACCACCTGCTGCGCGGCTACGACGGCAAGGAGCGCCGGGTGAAGGCGCCGGCCGGAGGCACCCCGTGGCTCTGGGACTCCGTCGTCACCGCCGGCCTGCTGCGCGGGCACCTTGCCGCGGCGGTGCGTGCCGGTGGCGGCTGGGAGGTCGCGGCCGCGTGGGGTGTCGCGCTGGCTGCCGGGGACCTGCGGCGGCTCGGCGCGACGGCGTACGTCCGGCGAGTGCTTCCGCAGGCCGTACGTCGCCGGACCGACCCGCGCCCGGCCCGTGAGGTCGCCGCGGCCTACGCCGAGCTGGTGCGCGACCTGCCCCGCACCGCGGCCCCGGCCGTGCGCGCCGCCGTGGTCGAGGCTGCGCTCGGCCAGGTCGAGCAGCTCCCGCTGCGGCTGCGAAGGTCCCAGCTGGCTGCGGTCGCCGCGGCCTGGCGGGCTCTGGGGGAGGACGCGCAGGCGCTGCTGCGACTTCACCCGGCGCAGCGCAGGGCGCTCGAGGCCGGCAGCTACCCGGCGTGGCGGGCGGTGGGCGAGGCGGCGCGTGCCAGGCGGGGCGGGCGGGGGGCGGTCCGCGCCGCTCGTCGAGGAGCACGCCAGGCCCGGCGGCTGCCCGGCGCAGCCAGGTCGTGGCCGCTGCAGGCGTGGTACCGCGCGCAGCTGCGCCGGCCGCTCGAGCCCGACCTCGCCGTCTACGCGGCGTACTGGTTCGCCGCCTACAGCTGCAACCCCCGGGCGGTGTACGAGAAGGCCCGCGAGCTGGCGCCCTGGGTGCGTGGCGTGTGGGTCGTCGACGCGGACAAGCAGGACCGGGTGCCGGCCGGGGTGCCGTTCGTCGTCACCGGCACCCGCGACTACTACCGGGTGTTGGCCCGCGCGACGTACCTCGTCAACAACGTGAACTTCCCCAACGACTTCGTGAAGCGCCCGGGCCAGGTGCACCTGCAGACCCACCACGGCACGCCGGTCAAGACCATGGGCCTCGACCTGGTCGACGCCACCTACGGCCGCAAGCGGATGAACTTCGACCGGCTGGTCGAGCGGGTCGCCAAGTGGGACCTGAGCGTGTCGCAGAACGCGTTCACCACCGAGCAGTGGGAGCGGGTCTACCCGGGGACCTACGAGAGCATCGAGACCGGCTACCCGCGCAACGACGTGCTGGCGACCGCGACGCCCGAGCAGGTGGCGGCGGTGCGGGCCGGGCTCGGGATCGCCGAGGGGACCACGGCAGTCCTCTACACGCCGACACACCGGGAGTACCACAAGAGCTTCGTGCCGCAGCTCGACCCGGCGCAGCTGGCGGCTGCCCTCGGACCGGACCACGTGCTGCTCGTGCGGGCCCACTACTTCTACGCCGACTCGCCGATGGGTGCCGAGCCAGCGCGTGGCGTCGTCGACGTGGCCGACCACCCGAGGATCGAGGACCTCTACCTCGCGGCCGACGTGCTGGTCACGGACTACTCGTCGGTGATGTTCGACTACGCCGTGCTCGACCGGCCGATCGTGGTCTTCGCGTCGGACTGGGAGGAGTACGTCAACCTGCGTGGCACCTACGTCGACCTGCTGGACGAGTCGCCCGGCCCGGTGGTGCGGACCCAGGAGGAGCTGGCCGAGGTGCTCGTCACCCGGCGGGCGTGGGACGATGGGTCGACCGCGTTGCGGCAGGCGTTCCGCGCCAGGTTCTGCTCCCTCGAGGACGGCCGGGCGGCCGAGCGCGTCGTGCGCAGGTTGTGGCCGGCGCCCGTGGAGGATGGATGA
- a CDS encoding sulfotransferase, with amino-acid sequence MSNDVSSSSGAEAARKRLVIVAGVGRSGTSLFTTILGMTGFHVPQPEVQADSTNPKGFGEPQWVVDFHGRNLRSRRVSVWDSRPAAWEDTARAAQDRNTFAELKSWLAVQFVGRDSVVVKDPRIGWFLPLWEKAATDLGVDVSFASLLRHPAEAVSSAIKWYGDWQSPASRTLSWVNVMLETEYATRDSRRVFVRYDDLLADWSGEMSRVGEALDIPVLREIPDEVRRRVDEFVDPTLHRQKVTFADVGVPQQVEAMTEDVWKQFTALSVAGGDSAENRAVLDESRERYHTFYSEAEDIAQSTIHALRPKGGATGGDRGAVATRAGASGGAGTSRGSGADAVIRVAERVVPPKLRRRVPPVWRSRIMRTANKAANLVRR; translated from the coding sequence ATGAGCAACGACGTGAGCAGCTCCTCGGGGGCGGAGGCTGCGCGCAAGCGGCTGGTGATCGTGGCCGGCGTCGGCCGCAGCGGCACCAGCCTGTTCACCACCATCCTCGGCATGACCGGCTTCCACGTGCCGCAGCCCGAGGTCCAGGCCGACTCGACCAACCCCAAGGGCTTCGGCGAGCCGCAATGGGTCGTCGACTTCCACGGCCGCAACCTGCGGTCCCGCCGGGTCTCGGTCTGGGACTCGCGCCCGGCCGCGTGGGAGGACACCGCGCGGGCCGCACAGGACCGCAACACCTTCGCCGAGCTGAAGTCGTGGCTGGCCGTGCAGTTCGTCGGCCGGGACAGCGTCGTCGTCAAGGACCCCCGGATCGGCTGGTTCCTGCCGCTGTGGGAGAAGGCCGCCACCGATCTCGGCGTCGACGTCTCCTTCGCGTCGCTGCTGCGGCACCCGGCCGAGGCGGTCAGCTCCGCCATCAAGTGGTACGGCGACTGGCAGTCGCCGGCCAGCCGGACCCTGTCGTGGGTCAACGTCATGCTCGAGACGGAGTACGCGACCCGCGACTCGCGCCGCGTCTTCGTCCGCTACGACGACCTGCTCGCCGACTGGTCGGGCGAGATGTCGCGGGTCGGCGAGGCACTGGACATCCCGGTCCTGCGCGAGATCCCCGACGAGGTGCGCCGCCGGGTCGACGAGTTCGTCGACCCGACGCTGCACCGCCAGAAGGTCACCTTCGCCGACGTCGGTGTCCCGCAGCAGGTGGAGGCGATGACCGAGGACGTGTGGAAGCAGTTCACCGCGCTGTCCGTCGCCGGCGGCGACTCGGCGGAGAACCGCGCCGTCCTCGACGAGTCGCGCGAGCGCTACCACACGTTCTACTCCGAGGCCGAGGACATCGCGCAGTCCACGATCCACGCCCTGCGGCCCAAGGGGGGCGCGACCGGGGGCGACAGGGGTGCGGTCGCCACCAGGGCGGGCGCCTCCGGCGGGGCAGGTACGTCGCGCGGGTCCGGTGCCGACGCGGTGATCCGGGTGGCCGAGCGCGTCGTCCCGCCCAAGCTGCGGCGTCGGGTGCCGCCGGTCTGGCGGTCGCGCATCATGCGCACGGCCAACAAGGCCGCCAACCTCGTCCGGCGGTGA
- a CDS encoding NUDIX domain-containing protein: MVELARSRGLPVYTDVLEVPPAGTTGRPGLDVPDARGRKGLDEAGRDLTGNPGVRVRDVELTGSGWHVLRRTTFDYRHRDGHWSTESRETYDRGNGATILLHDVQRRTVLLTRQFRYPVYVNGHPDGLLVEAPAGLLDEDDPETAVRRETAEEVGVEVGHLTHVFDSYMSPGSVTERLHFFAAPYSAESMSGPGGGLVDDGEDIEVVELPFDDALAMTRDGRISDAKTIMLLQWAALHGPFRDDR, translated from the coding sequence ATGGTCGAGCTCGCTCGGTCTCGCGGTCTGCCGGTCTACACCGACGTCCTCGAGGTGCCTCCGGCCGGGACCACCGGGCGGCCTGGACTCGACGTGCCGGACGCGCGAGGCCGGAAGGGGCTCGACGAGGCAGGCCGTGACCTGACGGGCAACCCTGGTGTCCGGGTCCGCGACGTGGAGCTGACCGGCTCCGGCTGGCACGTGCTGCGGCGCACGACGTTCGACTACCGGCACCGCGACGGGCACTGGTCGACGGAGTCCCGGGAGACGTACGACCGGGGAAACGGTGCGACCATCCTCCTCCACGACGTGCAGCGCCGCACCGTCCTGCTGACGCGGCAGTTCCGTTACCCCGTCTACGTCAACGGACATCCCGACGGGCTGCTCGTCGAGGCACCGGCCGGTCTCCTGGACGAGGACGACCCCGAGACCGCTGTGCGCCGGGAGACCGCCGAGGAGGTGGGTGTGGAGGTCGGGCACCTGACGCACGTGTTCGACAGCTACATGAGCCCGGGCTCGGTGACCGAGCGGCTGCACTTCTTTGCCGCGCCGTACTCGGCAGAGAGCATGTCTGGCCCCGGTGGCGGCCTCGTCGACGACGGCGAGGACATCGAGGTGGTCGAGCTGCCGTTCGACGACGCGCTCGCCATGACCCGCGACGGTCGGATCTCGGACGCCAAGACGATCATGTTGCTGCAATGGGCAGCGCTGCACGGCCCGTTCCGCGACGATCGCTAA